DNA from Arthrobacter sp. PvP023:
TCCTGGCGGAACTCGAGCGTGTGGAAGAGATCCTTGACGGGGTGTTGAAGCTGGCGACGGCCGAGCACAGGGCCTTCGAAGACTCGGCCGGAGGCCCGCAAGGGACCCCTCCGCGCGGGTTCCGTACCGTCATTGATCCGTACCCTGTCCTGCAGGAAGAAACCGAACGGGCAGGACCTGCGGCGCGGCGCAGCAGCTCATCGATCCTGCTGGAGGATCCGCCGGACCCGGCGGTGCATATCGCCTGCAATGCCGCAGAACTGGCACAGATGGTGGGGGAACTGATCAACAACGCCATCAAATACGCCGCCGGCGCCCGGATATCCGTGGCCGTCCGCGTACGGCCGGACGCGGTTGCCGTAGAGGTCTCCGACGCCGGCCCAGGGCTTTCCGCTGAGGAACGGGCTGCTGCCACCAGCCGGTTTTGGCGCTCCCCGCAGCACCGGGCGATCCGCGGCAACGGACTGGGCATGACCATTGTGGACAAACTGGCGGGAGCCAACGGGGGCCGCCTGCTGCTGAGCGAAACCTCGCCGCACGGCCTGACCGCGCGCATCGAGTTTCCGCGCGCCATGGCTCTGCCGGGGCCGGAGGCCTTTTCATGACCGGCGTGACTGACCTGGCCGGAAGCCTTCCGCCACGGAGGGCGGCCCTCAAGGCCGGACTGGCCGCCGGCCTGGCCGGACTGCTCATCCCGGCCCTCAACGCCTGCACTGCAGATGATAAGCCAGGCACCGTGACCGTGGCCGGGGGTGAGCCGGGAGGCTTCTATCTTGAATTTGCAGCGCTGCTGGCGGACTCCATCCAGCGCCATGGCGTGGCCGGCAGTGCTTCAGCCCTGACAACCGGTGGCAGCCTCGACAACCTGGAACAGCTTCTGAGCGGTCGGGCCACGTTCGCCGTCGCGCTGGCGGATGCCGCAGCCCGGAAAATGCCGGCGGGCAGCCCGTCGAACGTGGGAATCGCGGCCATCGGAAGAGTGTACGAAAACTACGTCCACTGCGTGGTCCGGAAGGACGGCGGCATCAGTAAACTCACGGAACTGGCCGGCAGGACCGTGGCTGTGGGCGAGCCCGGTTCAGGAACGTCACTCACTACCCCGCGCCTGCTTGAGGCCGCCGGGCTGGCTTCCGTGGCTGTGGGAGCTACTCCCGCCGCCAGGGTCGAAAAGACGGTCACGGTAATGAACCTCGGTCTCAATGCGGGGCTTGCGGCGCTGCAGAACGGGTCAGTGGATGCGCTGTTCTGGTCCGGCGGCGTGCCCACGGCCGCCATTTCCGCCACCCACCATGAGGTCGGACTCGGACTCCTGGACCTCTCCCCGCTGCTGCCGGCGCTTCGGACCAAGTACGGCGCTTTCTACGACCGGGTGCTGATCCCGGAAGGCGCCTACGAGGGCATCCCTGCTGTCTGGGCCGTGGGCGTGGCGAATCTGCTCCTGTGCCGCAGTGACCTGAATGAGCGGACGGTGAAGAGGACGGTGGAACTGCTGGTGGACCATGCCGAGGAACTGATCCCCCGTTCCAGCCTGGGGGTCCAGTTCCTGAGCCCGGAATCGCTGATCAACACGGCCGGCCTGCCGTTGCACCCGGCAGCCGCTGCCGCCTACCGGGAACTGCACGGGTAACGGAGGACGCTCTCTCACTTCCGGCAGCACATACCGAATCGCTCTCTCACTATCGCCAAGGGAGTGAGAGAGCGTTTCGGAAAAACCCGCAGGAAGTGAGAGAGCGTTTCGGAAAAACCCGCAGGAAGTGAGAGAGCGTTCAGCTCCCCGAGTGCGCCTGCAGGAACGAGTAGACCTCGGTCTCGTCCACGCCGGGGAAGGCGCCCGGCGGCATCGCGGCGAGCAGGTGCGAGTGCGCCCGCGCCGACGGCCAGGCGTTGCCCGCCCACTCGGACGTCAGCGACACCGGCGGACGGCGGCAGCAATTCTCGTCCGGGCAGGTGGACTTGGACCGTTCCGTCGTATCCCGGCCGCGGAACCACTTCACCTGCGCGTAGGGGACGCCTACGGAGAGTGAAAATTCGCCGTTGGCCGAGCGTTCGGTCCGTGCCGTGCACCAGTAGGTTCCCGCCGGTGTATCCGTGTACTGGTTGTACGCGCTGAACTTGTCCGGCACATCGAACACCACCCGCGACGTCCAGTTCTTGCACGACGGCTGGCCCTCAATGGCACCGGTATGATCCTGCGGGAACGTCACGCCGTCGTTCTCGTACGCCTTGTAGATGATGCCGCTCTTGTGCGTCTTCTGGAAGTGCGTGCGGATGTCCAGGTGCTGCGTGGCCAGGTTGGTGAACCGGTGTGCCGCGGTCTCGTAGGACACCGCAAAGGCGTCGCGGATGTCCTCCACGGCGATTTCCTTGGCCTGCTTGGCTTTCTGCAGGAACTCCACGGTGACCTGCTCGGGCAGCATCAGCGCGGCGGCGAAGTAGTTCGTGGCCACGCGCTGCATCAGGAAGTCCCCGTAGTTCGACGGCGTCTGATGGCCCAGGACATAGTGGCCCAATGCCTGCAGCAGCACCGAACGGGGGTCATGATCCGAGCGCTGGTTTTGCGTGAGGTAAATTCGGCGGTTCTTAAGATCCGTCACGGAGCGGGTGGAATGCGGCAGATCGCCCACATGGTGGAGGCTGAAACCGAGGTGCCCGGCGATGTCGGCAATGACGTGATGGGACAGCGGGCCGTTCTTGTGCCCCACCGATGCCAGGACCTTCTGCGCCTCCGCCTCATATTCAGGGAAGTAGTTGTTGCGTT
Protein-coding regions in this window:
- a CDS encoding TAXI family TRAP transporter solute-binding subunit, which encodes MTGVTDLAGSLPPRRAALKAGLAAGLAGLLIPALNACTADDKPGTVTVAGGEPGGFYLEFAALLADSIQRHGVAGSASALTTGGSLDNLEQLLSGRATFAVALADAAARKMPAGSPSNVGIAAIGRVYENYVHCVVRKDGGISKLTELAGRTVAVGEPGSGTSLTTPRLLEAAGLASVAVGATPAARVEKTVTVMNLGLNAGLAALQNGSVDALFWSGGVPTAAISATHHEVGLGLLDLSPLLPALRTKYGAFYDRVLIPEGAYEGIPAVWAVGVANLLLCRSDLNERTVKRTVELLVDHAEELIPRSSLGVQFLSPESLINTAGLPLHPAAAAAYRELHG
- a CDS encoding helix-turn-helix transcriptional regulator, whose translation is MSPTSWNRKAATPPSSPATPELDVISLGRRVRHLRKAAAMTLDDLSAAVGTAPSQLSLIENGKREPKLGLLQQLAAALNVSIDQLLGAEPPNRRAALEIELERYQRSPLYESLNLPKIRISSRLPMDVLESMVGLQHELERRLNEQVATPEEARRANAELRAMMRERNNYFPEYEAEAQKVLASVGHKNGPLSHHVIADIAGHLGFSLHHVGDLPHSTRSVTDLKNRRIYLTQNQRSDHDPRSVLLQALGHYVLGHQTPSNYGDFLMQRVATNYFAAALMLPEQVTVEFLQKAKQAKEIAVEDIRDAFAVSYETAAHRFTNLATQHLDIRTHFQKTHKSGIIYKAYENDGVTFPQDHTGAIEGQPSCKNWTSRVVFDVPDKFSAYNQYTDTPAGTYWCTARTERSANGEFSLSVGVPYAQVKWFRGRDTTERSKSTCPDENCCRRPPVSLTSEWAGNAWPSARAHSHLLAAMPPGAFPGVDETEVYSFLQAHSGS